A single region of the Zootoca vivipara chromosome 2, rZooViv1.1, whole genome shotgun sequence genome encodes:
- the MBD4 gene encoding methyl-CpG-binding domain protein 4 isoform X4 has protein sequence MSLALVQGATGQPDGSVTGNRHMTEDANKEKGHLITAGGGCVDPKEEDTETITESLAWCKESEATVSFLAPLCHKAVPEGWERIIKQRQSGKTKGRYDIYFVSPQGMKVRSRRALLDYFKKNGETVLKLEDFDFSVSVRESIQSSTRALGSEGQNCITSSQTLDLGPQSSEEKQNKILEFQASAGEPDLQDGSTAEDPSKDSCFKAQERSAAERKTPIKKAKCGSEMGNLDDAYNTRQRKRPPKSQRAETVKNPRRKKDICIFNSVHKVCQRGSRKRKTCLKDELLVSEPKVDLHVAPVAAVLEHKSSTDVLKCDEDSTSVVSVAVDENFSELETQRNRVPSGSQELNIASNMDVTDSQTSDESHFTSVKENHFRRPQVERRKTSPYFSSKFIQGAPSPPRRKAFRKWTPPRSPFNLVQETLFHDPWKLLIGTIFLNKTSGKMAIPVLWEFFKKYPSPEIARAANWKEMSELLKPLGLYELRAKTIIKFSDGKPWLREGGILKAA, from the exons atGTCCTTGGCGCTAGTTCAAGGGGCAACGGGGCAGCCTGACGGCAG TGTTACAGGTAATAGGCACATGACTGAAGATGCAAACAAAGAGAAAGGGCATCTTATAACAGCAGGAGGGGGATGTGTTGATCCCAAGGAGGAAGATACAGAGACCATCACAGAAAGTCTAGCGTGGTGCAAAGAGTCTGAAGCAACTGTATCTTTCCTGGCTCCTCTATGTCACAAAGCTGTTCCTGAAGGATGGGAAAGGATAATAAAGCAAAGACAGTCTGGCAAAACAAAAGGAAGATATGACATCTATTTTGTCAG TCCCCAAGGAATGAAGGTCAGATCCAGACGTGCACTTTTGGATTACTTTAAAAAGAACGGAGAGACTGTTCTTAAATTAGAGGACTTTGATTTTTCTGTCTCTGTTCGGGAGAGTATCCAATCAAGCACAAGGGCTCTGGGGTCAGAAGGACAAAACTGCATCACTAGCAGCCAGACTCTAGATCTTGGACCGCAGAGCAgtgaagaaaagcaaaataagattttggaatttcAAGCCAGTGCTGGTGAGCCCGATTTGCAGGATGGGTCCACTGCAGAGGACCCCTCAAAGGATTCATGTTTCAAAGCCCAAGAGAGGAGTGCTGCTGAGAGGAAGACTCCGATTAAGAAAGCTAAATGCGGTTCAGAAATGGGGAATCTGGATGATGCCTATAACACAAGACAGAGGAAACGACCCCCAAAAAGTCAAAGGGCAGAAACTGTTAAAAATCCCAGAAGAAAAaaagatatatgcatttttaatagtGTTCATAAAGTGTGCCAGAGAGgctcaagaaaaagaaaaacatgcttAAAGGACGAGCTGCTGGTTTCTGAACCAAAAGTGGATTTGCACGTTGCACCGGTAGCCGCTGTCTTGGAACACAAGTCAAGCACAGACGTTTTAAAATGTGATGAGGATTCCACCAGCGTAGTTTCTGTAGCAGTTGATGAAAACTTTTCAGAATTGGAAACCCAGAGAAACAGGGTGCCTTCAGGGAGCCAAGAGTTAAACATTGCTTCCAATATGGATGTTACTGACTCGCAGACCAGTGACGAGAGCCATTTCACATCAGTAAAAG AGAACCATTTTCGAAGACCTCAAGTGGAGAGAAGGAAAACCAGCCCATATTTTTCTAGTAAATTCATTCAAGGAG CTCCAAGCCCACCTAGAAGGAAGGCCTTTCGGAAATGGACTCCACCTCGTTCTCCTTTTAATTTGGTCCAAGAAACACTCTTTCATGATCCATGGAAACTTCTCATTGGAACTATATTTCTGAATAAGACCTCAG GTAAGATGGCCATCCCTGTGCTGTGGGAATTTTTCAAGAAATATCCTTCACCTGAAATAGCAAGAGCTGCAAACTGGAAGGAAATGTCAGAGTTGCTTAAACCTCTTGGCCTTTATGAACTCAGAGCAAAGACCATCATCAAATTTTCAG ATGGGAAGCCATGGCTGAGAGAGGGTGGCATATTAAAGGCCGCTTAG